One region of Candidatus Cloacimonadaceae bacterium genomic DNA includes:
- a CDS encoding helix-turn-helix domain-containing protein, whose translation MKATTYETGEKVVKTDHCDNYGTATIVTVLSIREDTPLMLITKRFEQCDNKNRRSIVTVVPKQTTTATIRKPVIVTVLLAATKDYSKRLKMSRRKIKAVWLTVERVAELMNCSTRTVWRYVNSHQIKVHKQQIQLGSSKVIKSFLLTETDILMKEMADCELKGIIPGKFIEKSIEVDGKNLNSALIYQYAENISKEGGYYGAL comes from the coding sequence ATGAAAGCGACTACTTACGAGACCGGAGAAAAGGTGGTGAAGACAGACCACTGTGACAATTACGGCACTGCGACAATTGTCACAGTGCTTTCCATTCGGGAAGATACACCGCTAATGCTGATTACCAAACGCTTTGAGCAGTGTGACAATAAAAATCGGCGCTCAATTGTCACAGTGGTGCCAAAACAAACGACCACTGCGACAATTAGAAAACCGGTAATTGTCACAGTGCTCTTAGCAGCAACTAAAGATTATTCGAAGAGGCTGAAAATGAGCAGACGCAAGATCAAGGCGGTCTGGTTGACCGTCGAGCGAGTGGCAGAGTTGATGAACTGTTCCACCCGGACAGTATGGAGATACGTAAACAGCCATCAGATCAAAGTACATAAACAGCAGATTCAGTTAGGCAGCAGCAAGGTGATCAAGTCCTTCCTGCTGACCGAGACTGATATCCTAATGAAGGAGATGGCTGATTGTGAGCTTAAGGGTATAATACCCGGCAAGTTCATTGAGAAGTCTATCGAGGTGGATGGTAAGAATCTGAACAGTGCTTTGATCTATCAATATGCAGAAAATATATCAAAGGAGGGAGGCTACTATGGAGCCCTATGA